From Ciona intestinalis unplaced genomic scaffold, KH HT000425.1, whole genome shotgun sequence, a single genomic window includes:
- the ci-arfgap-2 gene encoding zinc finger protein ArfGAP-2 (The RefSeq protein has 1 frameshift compared to this genomic sequence) gives MSTRAEREKQTNQNERHKNILAKFLAKEENKFCADCLAKGPRWVSWNLGVLLCIRCSGIHRSLGVHISKVKSVNLDTWTNEQMIKVCSRGNGWGRDYYEANLPTGHKRPNTDSSLEYFIRDKYERKKYLSSSDIPLRSIEEYGITGESREVPKKKKEVGKISAPISNWKTSPTPRPHKPTNMSQDQQPQMGIPQQPMGYHGYQQQATMPTYQQNYQQQHWQQQQQQQLQHQMHTLNIGNTGMRSHSSMPQMHGAGGFTQYPPNPLTSSQPSLMGLDPTMGSWGNGGIPMGQTLSNQLWK, from the exons ATGTCCACGAGAGCAGAGAgggaaaaacaaacaaatcaaaacgaaagacacaaaaatattttggcaaAGTTTCTCGCGaaagaagaaaataaattttgtgcGGATTGTTTGGCAAAAG GACCACGCTGGGTGTCGTGGAACCTCGGGGTTCTTCTTTGCATCCGATGTTCGGGGATCCACCGTAGTTTGGGGGTTCATATCTCGAAGGTGAAGTCGGTCAACCTTGACACGTGGACCAACGAGCAAATGATT AAAGTTTGCAGTCGAGGAAACGGTTGGGGTCGCGATTATTACGAAGCAAATTTACCGACGGGTCATAAAAGACCCAACACCGACTC GAGTCTGGAATATTTCATCCGAGATAAATACGAACGGAAGAAATATTTGTCGTCGTCGGATATTCCGCTTCGTTCCATTgag GAATACGGGATAACAGGGGAAAGTAGGGAAGTCCCCAAAAAGAAGAAAGAAGTCGGCAAAATATCGGCCCCAATATCGAATTGGAAAACTTCACCGACACCTCGACCCCACAAACCAACCAACATGTCACAAGA TCAACAACCCCAAATGGGGATTCCCCAACAACCCATGGGTTACCATGGTTACCAACAACAAG CGACCATGCCAACTTATCAACAAAACtatcaacaacaacattggaca caacaacaacaacaacag CAGTTACAGCATCAGATGCACACGTTGAACATCGGCAACACTGGAATGCGATCCCACAGCTCGATGCCGCAGATGCATGGTGCAGGGGGATTCACCCAGTACccccctaaccccctaacATCTAGCCAACCCTCGTTAATGGGGCTTGACCCCACTATGGGGTCGTGGGGTAATGGGGGAATCCCCATGGGTCAAACCTTGAGCAACCAACTGTGGAAATGA